A stretch of Vicia villosa cultivar HV-30 ecotype Madison, WI unplaced genomic scaffold, Vvil1.0 ctg.001936F_1_1, whole genome shotgun sequence DNA encodes these proteins:
- the LOC131637163 gene encoding 2-hydroxyisoflavanone dehydratase-like, with the protein MASTPKKEIVSYVPDFINVYSDGTIERLNDMPIVPPSPQDPKTGVSSKDILISNDPSLFARLFLPKLSNQNQKIPILVYFHGGAFCCESPFASHHHNICNLVASQGNVLVFSIEYRKAPEHFLPTMFEDCWFGLNWVASHNTTLENVPTNSDPWILNHGDFNKVFLGGDSAGATIVHTMAIRAGAEKLPFGVEICGAYMNHPLFWGSKPLGFEKVKHYEEVNEFTNLLWEFVYPNSPNGIDNPMLNPMSPYGPDLSTLGCPKMLITVARNDPLRDSAVMYYEAVKESDWDGEVELFEEEEGGHVYYIFSTESEKGQKLIKVVADFLLRCNN; encoded by the coding sequence ATGGCTTCCACACCAAAGAAAGAGATAGTCTCTTATGTCCCTGATTTCATCAATGTCTACAGCGATGGAACCATTGAACGTCTCAATGACATGCCAATAGTCCCACCATCACCACAAGACCCTAAAACTGGTGTCTCATCTAAAGACATTCTCATTTCCAATGACCCTTCACTCTTTGCTAGGCTTTTCCTACCAAAACTATCCAATCAAAACCAAAAAATACCAATCTTGGTTTATTTTCATGGTGGTGCATTTTGTTGTGAATCACCTTTTGCATCGCACCACCATAATATTTGTAACCTTGTTGCATCTCAAGGAAATGTTCTAGTCTTTTCTATTGAATATAGAAAAGCACCGGAACATTTTCTTCCAACGATGTTCGAAGATTGTTGGTTTGGTCTTAATTGGGTTGCCTCACATAACACTACATTAGAAAATGTTCCAACAAATAGTGACCCTTGGATTCTTAACCATGGTGATTTCAACAAAGTTTTCCTTGGTGGTGATAGTGCTGGTGCAACTATTGTTCACACCATGGCTATACGTGCTGGTGCTGAAAAACTACCATTTGGTGTTGAAATATGTGGTGCTTATATGAACCATCCACTTTTTTGGGGTTCAAAACCATTAGGGTTTGAAAAAGTTAAGCATTATGAGGAGGTGAATGAATTTACTAATTTACTTTGGGAATTTGTGTACCCTAATTCCCCTAATGGGATAGATAATCCAATGTTGAATCCAATGAGTCCATATGGACCTGATTTGAGTACACTAGGTTGTCCTAAAATGCTTATTACTGTTGCTCGCAATGATCCTCTTAGGGATAGTGCAGTTATGTATTATGAGGCTGTGAAAGAGAGTGATTGGGATGGAGAAGTTGAATTGTTTGAAGAAGAAGAGGGAGGTcatgtttattatattttttctacTGAATCTGAGAAAGGACAAAAACTCATCAAAGTGGTTGCTGATTTTCTTCTCCGGTGCAATAATTAA
- the LOC131637164 gene encoding 2-hydroxyisoflavanone dehydratase-like yields the protein MASTPNKEIVSNVPDFINVYSDGTIERLNDMPIVPPSPQDPKTGVSSKDILISNDPSLFARLFLPKLSNQNQKIPILVYFHGGAFCCESPFASHHHNICNLVASQGNVLVFSIEYRKAPEHFLPTMFDDCWFGLNWVASHNTTLEDVPINSDPWILNHGDFNKVFLGGDSAGANVVHTMAIRAGAEKLPFGVKIFGAYMNHPFFWGSKSLGFEKVEQYEKVNEFAHLLWEFVYPNAPNGIDNPMLNPMSPYAPDLSTLGCSKMLITVAGNDPYKDSAVMYYEAVKESDWNGEVELFEEEDEGHVYYIFSTESEKGKKLIKLVADFLLKCKN from the coding sequence ATGGCTTCCACGCCAAACAAAGAGATAGTCTCTAATGTTCCTGATTTCATTAATGTCTACAGCGATGGAACCATAGAACGTCTCAATGACATGCCAATAGTCCCACCATCACCACAAGATCCTAAAACTGGTGTCTCATCTAAAGACATTCTCATTTCCAATGACCCTTCACTCTTTGCTAGGCTTTTCCTACCAAAACTATCCAACCAAAACCAAAAAATACCAATCTTGGTTTATTTTCATGGTGGTGCATTTTGTTGTGAGTCACCTTTTGCATCACACCACCACAATATTTGTAACCTTGTTGCTTCTCAAGGAAATGTTCTAGTCTTTTCTATTGAATATAGAAAAGCACCGGAACATTTTCTTCCTACGATGTTCGATGATTGTTGGTTTGGTCTCAATTGGGTTGCTTCACATAACACTACATTAGAAGATGTTCCAATAAATAGTGACCCTTGGATTCTTAATCATGGTGATTTCAACAAAGTTTTCCTTGGTGGTGACAGTGCTGGTGCAAATGTTGTTCACACCATGGCTATACGTGCTGGTGCTGAAAAACTACCATTTGGTGTTAAAATATTTGGTGCTTATATGAACCATCCATTTTTTTGGGGTTCAAAATCCTTAGGGTTTGAAAAAGTTGAGCAATATGAGAAGGTGAATGAATTTGCTCATTTGCTTTGGGAATTTGTGTACCCTAATGCACCTAATGGGATAGATAATCCAATGTTGAATCCAATGAGTCCATATGCACCTGATTTGAGTACACTTGGTTGTTCTAAAATGCTTATTACTGTTGCTGGTAATGATCCTTACAAGGATAGTGCAGTTATGTATTATGAGGCTGTGAAAGAGAGTGATTGGAATGGAGAAGTGGAAttgtttgaagaagaagatgaaggccatgtttattatattttttctacTGAATCTGAGAAAGGAAAAAAACTCATCAAATTGGTTGCTGATTTTCTTCTCAAGTGCAAGAATTAA